In Sphingobium sp. Z007, one DNA window encodes the following:
- a CDS encoding inorganic phosphate transporter, translating to MDPIALPLLIALIGVALLFDFLNGLHDAANSIATIVSTRVLKPQYAVAWAAFFNFIAFLFFGLHVAETVGKGIVDAAIIDPQVIFGALMGAIAWNLITWGLGIPSSSSHALIGGLLGAGTAKAGLGAVVWSGVFKTSAAIVISPAVGLFLALMLVLVISWVFRRFTPQGADSVFRKLQLVSASLYSLGHGGNDAQKTMGIIAVLLYSQGMLTGGFHVPLWVVLSCQAAMGLGTLLGGWKIVHTMGSKITRLTPAQGFCAETGGAITLFMATHLGIPVSTTHTITGAIVGVGASRRLSAVRWNVASSIIVAWVVTLPASAAIGALFYWLTRFF from the coding sequence ATGGACCCTATCGCTCTCCCCCTGCTGATCGCGCTGATCGGTGTCGCCTTGCTGTTCGATTTCCTGAACGGCCTGCACGACGCGGCCAATTCGATCGCGACGATCGTATCGACCCGCGTATTGAAGCCGCAATATGCGGTCGCCTGGGCCGCCTTCTTCAACTTCATCGCCTTCCTCTTCTTCGGCCTGCATGTCGCCGAGACGGTGGGCAAGGGCATTGTCGATGCCGCGATCATCGATCCGCAGGTCATCTTCGGCGCGCTGATGGGGGCGATCGCCTGGAACCTCATCACATGGGGGCTGGGTATTCCGTCTTCGTCCAGCCATGCATTGATCGGAGGCCTGCTGGGCGCGGGCACCGCCAAGGCGGGGCTGGGCGCGGTGGTGTGGAGCGGCGTGTTCAAGACCAGCGCGGCGATCGTCATCTCGCCCGCGGTCGGCCTGTTCCTGGCGCTGATGCTGGTGCTGGTCATCAGTTGGGTCTTTCGCCGCTTCACGCCGCAAGGCGCGGACAGCGTGTTCCGCAAACTGCAACTCGTGTCCGCCTCGCTCTATTCGCTGGGCCATGGCGGCAATGACGCGCAGAAGACGATGGGGATCATCGCGGTATTGCTCTATTCGCAGGGGATGCTGACCGGCGGCTTCCATGTGCCTTTATGGGTGGTGCTGAGTTGCCAGGCGGCGATGGGCCTGGGCACGTTGCTGGGCGGGTGGAAGATCGTCCACACCATGGGGTCGAAGATCACGCGGCTGACCCCGGCGCAGGGTTTCTGCGCGGAAACAGGCGGGGCGATCACGCTGTTCATGGCGACGCATCTGGGTATCCCGGTGTCGACCACGCACACCATCACCGGCGCGATCGTGGGCGTGGGCGCATCGCGGCGGTTGTCGGCGGTGCGGTGGAACGTGGCGTCGAGCATCATCGTCGCCTGGGTCGTCACCCTGCCCGCCAGCGCGGCGATCGGGGCGCTGTTCTATTGGCTGACCCGGTTTTTCTGA